From a region of the Theobroma cacao cultivar B97-61/B2 chromosome 8, Criollo_cocoa_genome_V2, whole genome shotgun sequence genome:
- the LOC18593148 gene encoding FHA domain-containing protein PS1 — MTEAEERKIPVFTVIKNGAILKNIFVINKPREMEEGEEYPHNQEETEERLIVGRHPDCNIMLTHPSISRFHLQIHSKPSFQKLSVLDLSSVHGTWVSGKKIDPGVVVELNEGDTIKIGGSTRLYKLHWIPMTRAYDMESPYVSSLDVPMEEEKEEESAVQSHQGENTLSTQNECIEGKDSLLVEGKEEEASQSCVPAEDEELQLMDWMLEGIVSLFSDESSGVLMKKEIPSAPPMPENMNFSIYDEEESTSRNNLEERELLGLKTELSSNFSGELDLAVEGYISESQNQQLGKANERILLETVMDAISEGENSEMSLRKSELKPEHSENIDPSFVEKLENYSATEIVEESESKRLIRESQQKRDVSRLSSEPHLLESINSTFQDDVSLNIKSHQVHKENQTPKPLSTSKPMEERGNKENTAAYQQSILMVNLDSTCSDGCKDSLSGKVEDAENQNLSRKDYESDDARVSSEPYLLESINSTFQEDILLNIKSQQVYKENQTPKPLSTSKPMEERGTKENTAANQQLMIVNLDSTCSDGCKDHLSGKVEDAENQNGSRKDYKRDNTNFYSAALPTESVKSSLPIGEVLSDVTDDKRNPTPQSLFSPAVLSEDENLDSSPSRLEKKSNLHSIWSRRGKLASVLHIQTGRSKEKAVEATNNAENKSITKSLLVSSEEEGEEEIFTPDKENFTPNTLLMKALKRKGKLEEIKHSSKVTFSPDLQPEDDIIASDEENQTQKLIKELKSVRKASRNHPKLQERIVINGKAERVPFQSLLPDSACKSASEASIPKTAARSSNSNTLNSKTIDKRIAHPSLNESVGAGRGIWTMVADTTSLMDKESRKSLQLLQGLKGTRLIIPRSVIRELDCLKRRGSLFRRITEASLVLEWIEACLVKTKWWIHVQSTLEGVAIAPTPPATPQSQFSEGSVGNLFGTTWSAPLSSRGSLMDIASPTTEDHILDCALLFRKMKSDGQLILLSSDITLKIKAMAEGLICETVQEFRESLVNPFSERFMWADSSPRGQSWTVLDDVVLREKYNRCPLKKPSKGDAKGLKLILLHNSHYGHISSVR; from the exons CTGTCCTCGACTTATCATCTG TTCATGGGACCTGGGTTTCAGGGAAGAAGATTGACCCAGGAGTTGTGGTGGAACTGAATGAAGGTGATACTATAAAAATCGGTGGCTCAACTAGGCTTTATAAGCTGCATTGGATTCCTATGACACGTGCCTATGATATGGAAAGCCCTTACGTATCGTCACTAGATGTGCCCatggaagaagagaaagaggaggAAAGTGCAGTCCAATCACATCAG GGGGAGAATACATTATCAACTCAAAATGAATGTATTGAGGGGAAAGATTCATTGCTGGTGGaagggaaagaagaagaagcatcTCAG AGTTGCGTGCCAGCTGAAGATGAAGAACTTCAATTAATGGATTGGATGTTGGAGGGTAtagtttctttattttctgaTGAGAGTTCAGGAGTACTTATGAAGAAAGAGATTCCATCAGCACCTCCGATGcctgaaaatatgaatttttcaatatatgaTGAAGAAGAGAGCACATCAAGGAATAACCTTGAAGAGAGGGAACTTTTAGGCCTCAAAACTGAGCTTTCAAGCAATTTTTCAGGGGAATTGGATTTGGCTGTTGAGGGATATATCTCAGAGTCCCAAAATCAACAGTTAGGCAAAGCTAATGAGAGAATCCTGCTGGAGACTGTCATGGATGCGATATCTGAAGGAGAGAACTCAGAGATGTCCTTAAGAAAATCAGAGCTAAAACCTGAACACTCAGAGAATATTGATCCTTCATTTGTAGAAAAACTGGAAAACTATTCAGCCACTGAGATAGTTGAAGAATCTGAAAGCAAAAGACTAATTCGAGAGAGCCAGCAAAAGAGGGATGTTTCAAGACTTTCCAGTGAGCCTCACCTGCTAGAATCAATTAACTCAACTTTTCAAGACGATGTATCTTTGAATATCAAATCTCATCAAGTACATAAAGAAAACCAGACCCCGAAGCCTCTTTCTACTTCGAAACCAATGGAGGAAAGAGGAAACAAGGAGAATACTGCAGCATATCAACAGTCCATCTTGATGGTGAACCTAGATTCTACATGTTCTGATGGATGCAAAGACTCTCTCTCTGGAAAGGTTGAGGATGCTGAAAACCAGAATCTATCAAGGAAAGACTATGAAAGTGACGATGCAAGAGTTTCCAGTGAGCCTTACCTGCTAGAATCAATTAATTCAACTTTTCAAGAAGATATACTTTTGAATATCAAATCTCAACAAGTATATAAAGAAAACCAGACCCCCAAGCCTCTTTCTACTTCGAAACCAATGGAGGAAAGAGGAACCAAGGAGAATACTGCAGCAAATCAACAGTTGATGATAGTGAACCTAGATTCTACATGTTCTGATGGATGCAAAGATCATCTCTCTGGAAAGGTTGAGGATGCTGAGAACCAGAATGGATCAAGGAAAGACTATAAAAGGGACAACACAAATTTTTACTCTGCTGCCCTCCCAACAGAATCAGTCAAATCATCTTTGCCTATTGGTGAAGTTCTCTCTGATGTTACAGATGATAAAAGGAACCCAACCCCGCAGTCTCTATTTTCTCCTGCAGTGCTGTCTGAAGATGAGAATTTAGACAGCTCTCCCTCGAGGTTAGAGAAAAAATCCAACTTGCACAGTATTTGGTCCAGAAGAGGTAAACTTGCTTCTGTTCTTCATATTCAAACTGGAAGGAGCAAGGAAAAAGCTGTTGAAGCCACCAACAATGCAGAGAATAAATCAATTACAAAATCTCTTTTAGTTAGCTCAGAGGAGGAAGGGGAAGAAGAAATCTTTACTCCAGACAAGGAGAATTTCACCCCGAATACTCTTTTGATGAAAGCGTTGAAAAGAAAGGGCAAGCTGGAAGAAATTAAACATTCTTCAAAGGTTACTTTTAGCCCTGATCTTCAGCCAGAAGATGACATTATTGCCTCTGATGAAGAAAACCAAACACAAAAACTTATCAAAGAGCTTAAATCCGTAAGAAAGGCATCTCGAAATCATCCAAAGTTACAAGAAAGAATTGTGATCAATGGAAAAGCAGAAAGGGTGCCATTTCAATCTTTGCTGCCGGACTCTGCTTGCAAAAGTGCATCAGAAGCTTCAATCCCCAAAACTGCAGCACGAAGTAGCAATTCTAATACTTTAAACTCTAAAACAATAGATAAACGGATTGCTCATCCATCTTTG AACGAATCTGTTGGAGCAGGAAGGGGGATTTGGACCATGGTAGCAGACACCACTTCTCTGATGGACAAGGAATCAAGGAAGTCATTACAGCTTTTACAAGGTCTCAAAGGGACTCGATTGATCATCCCAAGATCAG TCATAAGGGAGCTGGATTGTTTGAAGCGACGGGGTAGTCTATTCAGAAGAATAACGGAGGCCTCATTAGTTTTGGAATGGATTGAAGCCTGTTTGGTGAAAACAAAATGGTGGATCCACGTCCAGAGCACTCTGGAGGGAGTGGCAATAGCACCAACACCTCCTGCCACTCCTCAATCTCAATTCAGTGAAGGCAGTGTGGGGAATCTCTTTGGGACAACTTGGTCAGCCCCATTATCATCCCGGGGAAGTCTAATGGATATTGCTTCACCCACAACAGAAGATCACATCCTTGACTGTGCCCTTCTGTTTAGGAAAATGAAGAGTGATGGACAGCTCATCCTACTTAGTTCCGATATCACTCTAAAGATCAAAGCCATGGCAGAG GGTCTGATCTGCGAGACAGTGCAAGAATTCCGGGAGAGTTTGGTGAACCCCTTCTCTGAGAGGTTCATGTGGGCTGACAGCTCTCCTAGAGGACAGAGTTGGACAGTCTTAGATGATGTAGTTTTGAGGGAGAAGTATAACCGTTGCCCCCTAAAGAAGCCATCCAAGGGAGATGCCAAGGGTTTGAAACTCATTCTCCTTCACAATTCCCACTATGGTCACATCAGTTCAGTCCGCTAA
- the LOC18593149 gene encoding protein SENSITIVE TO PROTON RHIZOTOXICITY 1, with the protein MDLKERLSGELQKKVPEHPSFTNFNTQHQQKWEDPSILDYSTRIEPPFHVFNQTSQTQSSLPRNPNNQIKVLGQDGPVNETLLANKVQDWDPSAMLNNLSFLEQKIHQLQELVHLIVGRRGQVLGRPDELVAQQQQLITADLTSIIVQLISTAGSLLPSVKHTLSAASPSIGQFGQFGGVVFPSGQGLNGGVQPQSAGGSRISEQPNSVDVSSNSGNEQNHIIEEHELKDEEDVEEGENLLPGTYEILQLEKEEILAPHTHFCTICGKGFKRDANLRMHMRGHGDEYKTPAALAKPNKESSSEPTLIKRYSCPYAGCKRNKDHKKFQPLKTILCVKNHYKRTHCDKSYTCSRCNTKKFSVIADLKTHEKHCGKDKWLCSCGTTFSRKDKLFGHITLFQGHTPAIPLDENKGSAGPSDHRGDGNQATNKVGSMNFNFSSNVSSEGGVQSSVDVKGSIDDPAGYFSPLNFDTCNFGGFHEFPRPPFDDSENSFAFLLSGSCNYSQKSGED; encoded by the coding sequence ATGGATCTTAAAGAGAGGCTATCTGGTGAACTACAAAAGAAAGTTCCTGAACACCCATCTTTTACTAATTTCAATACCCAGCATCAGCAGAAGTGGGAAGATCCATCCATTTTAGATTACAGCACCAGGATTGAACCACCTTTCCATGTATTCAACCAAACTTCTCAAACTCAGTCTTCACTGCCGCGTAACCccaataaccaaattaaagtccttggccaagatGGCCCTGTTAATGAAACGCTGCTCGCCAATAAAGTCCAAGATTGGGATCCAAGTGCAATGCTAAACAATCTGTCATTCCTTGAGCAGAAGATCCATCAGCTTCAGGAGTTGGTGCATTTAATCGTTGGCCGAAGGGGCCAAGTGTTGGGGCGACCAGATGAACTTGTAGCTCAGCAACAGCAGCTAATTACTGCTGATCTCACTTCAATTATAGTTCAGTTGATATCTACTGCTGGTAGTCTTCTCCCATCTGTTAAGCATACACTTTCTGCAGCTAGTCCATCTATTGGACAGTTTGGGCAGTTTGGTGGAGTTGTCTTCCCTTCTGGGCAAGGGCTAAATGGTGGGGTTCAGCCACAAAGTGCTGGTGGAAGCAGAATCTCTGAGCAGCCAAACTCTGTTGATGTTAGTAGTAACAGTGGAAATGAGCAGAATCATATTATTGAAGAACATGAATTGAAAGATGAGGAAGATGTTGAGGAAGGAGAAAACCTTTTACCTGGCACCTATGAGATATTGCAGTTAGAAAAGGAAGAGATCCTTGCGCCCCACACTCACTTCTGCACTATATGTGGAAAAGGATTCAAGAGAGATGCAAATTTACGAATGCACATGAGAGGTCATGGAGATGAGTATAAAACACCAGCAGCATTGGCAAAACCCAATAAAGAATCCAGCTCCGAACCAACTCTTATTAAGAGGTATTCCTGCCCTTATGCTGGCTGCAAGCGGAACAAGGATCACAAAAAGTTTCAGCCTCTGAAGACCATTTTATGTGTCAAAAACCATTACAAGAGAACCCACTGTGACAAGAGCTACACTTGCAGCAGATGCAACACCAAAAAATTCTCGGTAATTGCTGATCTCAAAACTCACGAGAAGCATTGTGGTAAGGATAAATGGCTTTGTTCTTGTGGCACAACGTTTTCAAGGAAAGATAAGCTGTTTGGGCATATTACTCTTTTCCAAGGTCACACTCCAGCAATTCCCTTGGATGAAAATAAAGGATCTGCTGGGCCATCTGATCATCGAGGAGATGGCAATCAAGCCACAAATAAGGTGGGAAGCATGAATTTCAACTTTTCCTCAAATGTTTCTAGTGAAGGTGGGGTTCAAAGTAGTGTGGATGTTAAAGGGAGCATTGATGATCCTGCTGGTTATTTCTCACCATTGAACTTCGATACATGTAATTTTGGTGGGTTTCATGAGTTCCCACGACCCCCATTCGATGATTCAGAGAACTCATTTGCATTTCTCCTTTCAGGGTCTTGTAATTACAGTCAGAAAAGTGGAGAAGACTAA